The DNA segment AGTCTGTAAGGGCTTCTTCCACCATCACTTACCAGATAGAAACCTAATTCTCCGTTTCCTCCTTCTACAGCGTGGTAAACTTCACCTTTAGGGACATCCGTTTCTCCCATTACAATTTTGAAATGGTAGATTAAAGCTTCCATTTTCTGATAGACATCAGCTTTTTCAGGAAGATAGAAATCAGGCACATCGGCGTGGAACGGACCTTCAGGAAGATTTTCGTATGCTTGTTTGATGATTTTAATGGATTCCCAGATCTCTTGTTGACGAACCATAAAACGGTCGTAAGTGTCTCCTGATGTTCCCACAGGGATAATGAAGTCGAAATCCTGATAAGATGAATAAGGCTGTGCAACTCTTACATCATAGTCTACGCCTGTAGCCCTTAAATTTGGACCTGTGAAACCATAGCTTAAAGCTCTCTCTGCAGAAATTGCTCCTGCTCCGATGGTTCTGTCCATAAAGATTCTGTTTCTTTCTAACAATGTACAGAATTCTTTGAATCTTGGTGGAAAAGTTTTAAGGAAATCCTTAATTAACTCATGGAATTTAGGGGTGAAATCTCTTTCAAAACCTCCGATTCTTCCCATATTGGTTGTCATCCTTGCCCCGCAGATCTGTTCATACATATCATAGATTCTCTCTCTTTCGATGAACATATAGGTAAGACCTGTGATTGCTCCCGAATCCATTCCCGTTACACCATTACAGATCAGGTGATCTCCGATTCTTGCCAATTCCATTAAAATAACACGCATATAATCTACACGCTTTGGAACCTCAACGCCAATCAGTTTTTCTACGGTCATGTGCCAACCTAAATTATTGATCGGAGCTGAACAGTAGTTCATACGGTCGGTAAGAGTTGTGATCTGAGAATAGTTTCTTCTTTCGGAAATTTTCTCAAATGCTCGGTGGATGTATCCAACGGTTTGTTCTGCGTGAAGAATCCTTTCTCCATCCATAGTAAGGATGTTCTGGAAAATCCCGTGTGTCGCAGGGTGCGTAGGACCTAAATTGAGGGTGTACAATTGCCCGTCAATCTGCTCTTTGCTTTCGTATTGGTTGAGTATATTGGATAATGAGTTATCTTTCATAATATATAATTGATAATTGATAGGTGATAATTGATCATTAATCAATCATCATTAATCATTTATATTTTTATCTTCCGAACATTGCGTCGTCCTTATCGGTTCTTGTACCATCTTCCAGACGATATTCTTTCAGCATAGGGTGGTATCCAAGATCTTCCATATTAAGAATAGGTCTGAGATCCGGATGGCCTTTAAATTTAATTCCGAAGAAATCATAGGTTTCTCTTTCCATCCAGTTGGCTCCTGCGTAAAGGTCTACTAAGGAATCTACTTCTATATTTTCTCTGGACATAAAGATTTTTAGACGCAGTCTGAAGTTGGTCATCATGTTGTGAAGGTGATATACTACTCCTATTTCTTTTTCAGGAAATTCCGGGTAATGGATTCCACAAACATCGGTGAGGAAATTGATTTCCAATGTTGAGTCCTTCAGATAGTGAACTATTTTTTTCAGGTCTTCTTTTTTTACCTCAATTGTCAACATTCCATAAGGCTCTGAACTTGAGATTACAGATTCCGGAAATTCCCTTGTGATTGCTTCTAATACAAATTCGTTTGTCATTTCCGTTAGTTGCTTATGTTGTAAGAATCTAATAGTTTTTGATATTCAGGCATATCTCTTCTTCTGATGCTTTCACTTTCTGCAAGAGCCTGAACCTGCATTACCCCTTCAATGATCTGTTCCGGTCTTGGAGGACATCCCGGAACGTATACATCCACAGGAATGATTTTGTCGATCCCCTGCAATACGGAATAGGTATCGAAAATACCTCCGCTGCACGCACAGGCACCAACGGATACTACCCATTTCGGCTCTGCCATTTGAGTATACACTTCTTTAAGCACGGGGCCTAATTTTTTTGATATCGTTCCGCAAACCATCAACAAATCTGCCTGTCTTGGTGAGAAAGAGTTTCTTTCCATACCAAATCTTGAGGCATCATATGTTGGGTTGAGGGTAGCCATAAACTCGATACCACAACAAGAGGTTGCAAAAGGCAGCGGCCATAGAGAAAACTTTCTGGCCATCCCGATTACACTGCTCAGTTTCGTTGCGAAAAACCCTTCTCCTTCAAATCCTTCCGGAGCAGGTGCATCTGTTCTTATTATTGGTTTGTTATCTGACATTTTTTTAGATTTAAGATTTAATTTTAGATTCAAAATTACTGTTAATGTTAGCTTTAAAGTAAACTGAATTGTCTAAAACTGTCATTTAAAATTTCTATTCCTTTTTATTTATCCCAATCTAATGCACCGCGTTTCCAGACATAAAAAAATGCCATAAAAAAAATCGCCACAAACATGAGTACAGCTAAGAATCCTTCCATTCCGAATTCTCTGAAGTTCACTGCATACGGATAAAAAAATACGATTTCAATATCGAATAATACAAACAGTACTGCTGTTAAAAAGTATTTAATTGAAAACGGTGTTCTTGCATTTCCTTCTACCGGGACTCCACATTCCCAGCTTTGGTTTTTCACAGAATTTCCTTTTTTCTGTTTCGGACCTAAAAAATGTGCTCCAAGCAAAGAAATGGCTACGAAACCTATCGCAACACCTGCTTGTATAAGGATTGGAATATAACTTTCAGGTAAATTCATTTTTGCATTATTATCTCAATTTGCAAATTTAGGGAATAAACAAGAAAGCATGAAATTTATACCATTAAAAGTCTCATGAAAATGGATAAAACTTACAATTTAGAATCAATAAAAATAACGTTATTTCTTCATTTTTTTGATGAGAGAAAATGCCATGAAGGAAATGTACCCGAATAGAATGCTGGCATAAATGATATTTACGGCTGTGTCGGTTCTTTCATTTCCTGTTTGAAGAAAAAGATTGAAAACAACGAATCCTGCAATTAAAACTCCAAAAATAATAAGACGGATTTTCATAATCTAATGGTGATTAATAGTTTTAAATAAATTAAATAATGTCTAAAGAATATGTTCGTCTTCTTTTGTGATTCACGGGATTATAATCCTGCCAAAGGAGTTGGATGCTTTTATTTTCTTCGAGCTCGGGATTGGTTTCAAGGTATTTTACTCCTTTTTTTCTGAAAAGTTTCCAGATTTCTTTAAAAATAATGGAAGTAACACCTCTTCGCTGATAATCAGGGTGAATTCCTATTAAATAAAAATTAGCCCGGTCGTTTTTCTTTCCTGCTTTCAGAAAATGCCACCACCCGAAAGGCAAAAGTTTCCCTCCTGATTTTTGTAAAGCTGTGGAATAGGAAGGCATTGTAATAGCAAAAGCAATGAGCTGATCTGCATCATCCGCAACACATACAATATAATCTTTATCAATCAGCTTAAAATATTTTTCCTTGTATGTTTTGCGCTGTTCATCGGAAATGGGAGTATAGGTGGACAAATGTTTATAGGTCTCGTCGAGAAGGTCAAACATAGGGTCCACATATTCAATGATTTCTTCTTTTGATTTGAAATTCAGGACTTTAAGTTTGTATTTTTGGGATATTAATTCGTTGAATTTGTGAATTTTATCCGGGAGTATTTCCGGAAATTGAAGTTCAAATTCTACCCATTCCTTTTCTTTTGTTAAGCCTAATTTTTCAAGATGTTTTGGATAATATTCATGATTGTAAATTCCGATCATCGTTGCCAGCTTGTCAAATCCTAAAGTCAGCATTCCTGCTTTATCCAGGTTGGTAAAGCCCATAGGACCTTCTATCTTATTGATTTTTTTTTCTTTAGCGTAGTTTATAGTGGTGTCTATTAGTGCTTTAGATACTTCAGGGTCGTCAATGAAATCTATCCATCCGAAACGGACTTTTCTGATGCCCAGTTCTTTTTCTTCTTTATGATTGATCATTACGGCAATCCTGCCAACAATTTTATTGTCTTTAAAAGCCAGAAACTGCTTCGCTTCAGAATACTGCATGGCGGGATTTTCGTTCGGATTCCAAATGTTGATCTCATCATTGATAAATGATGGGACATAGTAAGGATTGTTTTTATACAGATCCATTGGAAATTTCACGAATTGCTTTAACTGATCCGGTGTTTTTACTTCAATTACTGAAATTGTAGACATAGTTTTAAAGGCAAATTAATAAGCAAATATAACCAAATAAATGCTAAACTTTGGCACAGTTTTTACATCATATCGGGTGAAAATATATTATAAAGTTACTAAGATGATAGGGTATTATATAATCATTGGGATTTCAATGCTTGTAAGCTGGTGGGTTTCATCAAGGCTCAAGTCGAAATTCGAATATTATTCAAAAGTGCATCTCCGGAACGGACTTTCCGGTAAGGAGGTGGCAGAAAAGATGCTGAGAGATAACGGAATTAATGATGTTCAGGTAATATCTGTTCCGGGACAATTAACAGACCACTACAATCCTGAAAATAAAACGGTAAATCTTTCAGAAGCTGTTTATATGCAGAGAAATGCTGCGGCAGCTGCAGTGGCAGCACATGAATGCGGACATGCTGTACAACACAAAGTAGGATATTCTATGTTGCAGCTTCGTTCGAAACTGGTACCTGTGGTACAGATAAGCTCAAATCTTATGCAGTTTGTGCTTATTGCGGGAATTATGATTATGGCTGCTACGCAGTCTATTGAAAACCCGACAGGAAACCGTTTGGTTTTGGCCATAGGAGTGATCATGTTTGCATGTACAACGCTGTTTGCTTTTATTACTCTTCCTGTAGAATATGATGCGAGTAACAGGGCAATGAAATGGTTGAGAGATACCGGTACAGTAACCGCTGAAGAGTATGTAGGCGTAAAAGACAGTTTAAACTGGGCGGCCAGAACCTATGTGGTAGCTGCTGTTGGATCACTAGCTCAGCTTTTATACTGGGCATCACTGCTTATGGGAGGCAGAAGAGATTAATTTTTTAAATTAAAAGTTATATGCTGCATTTCGGACAATTTGTCCGAAATGCTTTCTTTTTGTGATAGTTTTAGAGATGCAGTAACTATACATTTTTCATCGGCAGCAAAATCAATTACTTTTGAATCATATTTTGAAAGAAGTGTAAAGATGATGTTTTGCTGATCAAAATTGAAACTTATTTCTAACGTTGTTTCCAGTTCTTTTGTAATGATATGAGATTCTTCCAAAGTGAGTTTAGCTGACTCCTTATATGTTTTTACCAAGCCGGAAACCCCTAATTTTGTCCCGCCGTAATAGCGTACAACAATAACGATTACATTGGTGATTTCATTAGCAAGGAGCTGGTTGTAAATGGGAAGTCCGGCACTTCCCGAAGGCTCTCCGTCATCATTGGCCCGATAATTTTCTCCATTGAGTCCTATTCTGAAAGCATAACAATGGTGGGTTGCTTTCGGATGTTCAGATTTTACTTTTTCTAAAGCATGTTTAAGCTCTTCTTCATTATTTACCGGATAAGCAAATCCTATAAATTTACTTCCTTTTTCTTTTAATAAAATATTTTCTACGGGTTTTTCTATCGTTTTGTACTCAAACAACATAATTCTTTCTCTTGTAAAATCGTATTAAATTATCCCTGAATATTTCTTCTTTTTCAGGTTTTGCGTCAAATTGCGGAGCTTTTGTACCGTTTTCAAGTTTTAAATTTTCATTTTCAATGATTATCGCTTCATCCCAAAGGTTTTTATCAATAAATTGCTGAAGGGTAAAACTCCCTCCTTCTATGATCACCGACTGAATCTGTTCTTTATATAAAGCATCCATCAGTTCATGGAGAAAATTCTCTTTATTGATTTTTATGAAACGGATATTTTCTCCTTCTTCATCTTTAACAGCGTTAATAATTAATGTTTTTGATTCTCCGTTATATATATTGAAATCCTGCGGGACTTTCAAATTAAAATCAATCAGAATTCTCACTGGATTTACGCCTTCAACGTTTCGTACTGTGAGAGCAGGATTGTCATTCAAAGCGGTCTGTGTTCCTACAAGAATGGCGTGTTCGTCTGCCCTCAGTTGATGAACAAACTGATTGACCAAAGAATTTGAAATGGAAGCCGGTTTAAAATCTTTATCCATAAACCCGTCACCGGACTGTGCCAATTTCAGAATAATATATGGTCTTTTCTTTTCATGATAAGTGAAAAATCTCTTGTTTAATTCGGTGCACTCTTTCTCAAGAATTCCTGAAACGACTTCTATTCCTGCATCCTGGATAATTTTTTTTCCTTTCCCGTTTACTTTGTCATGAGAATCCATAGCACCAATGACAACTTTTTTAAAGCCCAATTCTTTGATTTTTAACGCACATGGTGGGGTTTTTCCATAATGCGCACAGGGTTCCAGCGATACATAAATAGTAGATTCCGGAATCAATGATTTGTCCTGAACCGAATTAATAGCGTTGATTTCCGCATGGTTTTCACCGGCTTTATGATGATAACCTTCACCGATAATCTTGTCGTTGTGCACAATTACACTTCCAACCAGCGGATTAGGATAAGTTTTTCCTAATGCTTTATTGGCGAGCTCAATACATCTTTTAATATAAAATTCGTCCTGCATACTGAATGAAAAAAGCGAAGACAAATTACTTTGCTTCGCCTTTCTTTATTTTAAATTATACTATTCTCCTGCAATAATGCTGTGAAGATTTTGTTTTAATGTTTCCAGATGAGTTTTTTTCTCTTCAATAGAATCAAATGTTTCCTTTAAAAGCGGGTTTTCTCTGGATGGATTCTTGAAGAAGGCAAGGTTGTTTTCCAGTTTCACAATTTCAGCTTCCAGATCCGAGATCTGGCTCTTCATTTTTCTTGCTTTATCGGTTAGCTGGTTTTCAGATAAACCTTCTTCTTTAAGTTCAAGCTCGTTGATTTTATTAAGTTTAAGCTTTTCTCTCAATGTTTTGTTGAATTCTGTATTAATTGAAATCTTATCTCTGGGAACTTTTCCGATATTGTTCCATGCAGTTTTTATCGCTTCAATTTTTTCAATGCTTCCTTCCTCATTGGTCACTGTTTTAAGCTCATCGAGAAGTGCTTTTTTATTTTTGTAATTTTCTTTCCAGTTATCGGTAGACGCATTGCTTTTTTCTCTGTAATTATTGAAAAACGCATTGCAGGCATCACGGAATTCGTCCCAGATTTTATTGGTCATGCTTTTCGGAACGTGCCCGATTTTCTTCCAGTCTTCCTGAAGCTTTTTAAATAAAGGTACCGCGATATCCCACTCTTCATTGTTCTGATTATCTTGGGCTGTCTGGATCAGCTTTAATTTTTCCTCAAGATTGGCTTGCTGAGAACCTTTTAATGATTTGTAATAAGAATTCTTTGTTGTGTTGAAAGCCCTTAAAGTAGTTTTAAAGTCATTCCAGTTCTGATTAGACAACTTTCTTGGCACACTTCCGGTTTTCAGAAATTCCGATCTTAATTCTTCTACTCTTTTAATAGCATTTTGCCAGTAATTATGGTTCGGGTTTTCAGATGGCTCCGAAAGTTTTTTTATTTCAGCAATAATCTGATTTTTCTTTTCAAGATTTTCATTTTGTTCTGTTTCGATGGCAGCAGAAAGTTCGGATTTTCTTTCATGGATTTTATTGGAAATTTCTTTAAATTCCTCCCATGTTTTTTCGCGGAATTCTTCTGCTACCGGCTCAGCTTCTTCTTTCCATAATTTATGAAGGTACTGAAGCTCATTCAGTGCTTTTTGAATGACAGGTTCCTGTTCCAGCTGTTTTGCACGTTCAATGATGTGCTGTCTTTTTTCAAGATTATGGCTGTATTCCTGTTCAAGAAATTCTTTGTTGAGATCCAGCATCTGGTAAAACTGATTCAGATGGTGGAAATAATTGTTGTTAAGAATTTTAAATTCAGACTTCGCTACCTGTCCTGCCTTAGACCAGTCTTCCTTAATCTCTCTTATGGATTTGAAAAGATTGGTTCCGGGTTCGGAATTGGTATATAGATTTTTAAGTCTTTCAATGATATTCTGACGGTGTTCCAGGTTTTTTTTCTGCTCCTCTTCCTGTCCTTTCTGGTAAGCATCATGCTTTTCCCTGAAAATATTTACCAGCGCTGAAAATCTAGCCTGCGAAGGATGTTCAAAGCTGAAATTTTCGGGAGCATTTCCGGCATCAATGTATTCGTGTTTTTTGTCCTCCACTTCATCATGGATGTAATGACTTGCTTTTTCTTTAAGCTGATTAAATTTTTTGAAATCTTCACCGGCGTTGGGAGCATTGATGATTTTCTCCATTTCCTTCAGCGTATCACTAAGGGAAAGCTCTACCTCTTCCTGTTCTTCATCATGTTCATGTTCTTCAACGTGAACGCTTTCATCTTTTGGGGTAACGTCTTCTGAAGTTTCTTCCGGAGATTCCGGAGTAAAATTTTTGTTTTCCTCGTTTTCAGAAAGATTGTTTTCTGTAATCATAGCAAATCGTTTATTGTGAGTGGCATTAATATAGCTTCTAAATATATAGCAAAAAAGCCAAATATAGCACTAATTTATGTTATTTTTTTTGAAAGTTCCAAATTTCCCAGGCTTTTTCTGCCTGTTGTTCAAGCATGTAATATCCATTCACTGTTTTTGCCCCTTTTTCTGAAGCTTTGATAATGAATTGCGTATAGTTTGGGTTGTAGATTAAATCAATAATCAGATGGTCTTTTGTGATGCCTTCAAAAGGAAAATCCAAGCATTCTTCAACATTCGGAAAAGTTCCCACCGGAGTACACTGAATGATGATTTTATGATCTTGAACCGTTTTTCTCTGCAGGTTTCTATAATTTATTTCCGTATTTCTGGATACCGTAACAGATGGGATATTATTTTTGTCCAGAATATATTTCACGGCTTTTGCAGCTCCGCCGTTTCCTAATATAATTGCCGATTCCTGATGAGGCTTTTTGTGAAGCAGCAATGTTTTTTCAAACCCGAAAGCATCTGTGTTGTAACCGGTCTTTCTTCCGTTTTCAATCAGAACACAATTCACGGCACCAATTTTTTTTGCCTCATCACTGAGATCATCCAGATAGTCGATGATTTTTTCTTTGTAAGGAATTGTTACGTTAAATCCTATCAGATCAGGAACAGAGAAAAGTTCGTTCACTTCGTGAATTTCTGTTAAATCAAAAATAGTATAAGAATAGCCTTTTAACATCAGTTTCTGAAATTTATCTTCAAAAAACTTTTTAGAGAAAGAATATGATATATTTCTTCCGATGAGGCCTAATTTTTTATTGGAATCCATAGTATAAAAATAAAAAAAAGACTGGAAAAAACCGGTCTTCTACATAAATATTTTTATAGATTGTTCTACCAAATTTTGTGGAAAAAAAATCTGTTGAAGGATATAATTTCTTTATTATCCTTATTTATTTAAATTTTAAAGGAATTTCTATAGTCTGGATCTCCTTTCCTGAAAATCAAAAAACTGAACTATGAAATTTACTAAGATTTTGTCTTTTACGGAATTAATTTTTAGTAATATAATCTTTACTTATTTTAGAAAATACCCATGAAATACCAAACCCGAAAAGTGCTGCAGTAACCGAAACAATCAGATAATTTTTGCCTACGATCTTTACCGGAAATGGCAGTGTTTCATTGGCTTTGAAGAACTCGGTATACTGCTGGAAAAAGCAAAGTACAGTTCCCAGGATGAGTCCGGAAATGATTCCCAAAACAACGATAAGAATTCCTGTATAAAAATAAATCTGACGAAGATGGCTTAATGGCAATCCTAGTGATACCAAAGATTTTGCCTGCTGCTTCTTGTCAAGTTGTAAAATAATGATGGCTCCTGCAAGGTTAAAGGTTGTAATAAAAATCACCAGCGCAAAAATTAAATAAATAAATAATTTTTCGGTATTGATCATTTTCCAGAATGCAGCATTTTCTTCTTCTTTAGTTTTAATATCCACATTTTTTCCTAAAGATGACTCAAGCTGCTGTTTTACTGAATTTGTGTTATCAGGATTTTTCAGTTTGATAACAATCTGATAAGCGGAATGTTTTGGAAGGCTCAACAACTCTTCGGTAAGTTCAATGGGTGCGATAATATAGTTGTCCAATTGGTCTTTACCGGGAAAAACCCCTGTCACAAGAATATCTTTTTTGTTATAAATATCCTCTTCTTTATTGATAATGCCGGTTCCAGGTTTAGGCATAAATACCGTTGCATAATCAGAATTGGAAGATACCGGAATGGAAAGCCTGTTGTCCAGGGAATTTTCCATTAAAACCTCATTGGAATATTTAAAACCAGGATAGGCTCCGTAAAAAATATCTTTATCAATAGGATTTACCTTGGTGTAGGCGGAATCTACGCCTCTCAGATAGGCAATGTCGCCTTTTCCGTTATAGCTGATGTAAACTTTTTCTTCAATGACCCTTGAAAAATTACTGATTTCTTTGTTGTTTTTAAGAACAGTATTTATTTTATCAAAATCTTTCAGGGTTTTTCCGGAATTGCTTTTAATGGTAAGATCTGCATGGAGATTGGAAATGAGCTCCTTGTTGAGATCTTCCAGTCCCGAGAAAACTGAAATAATGACAAACATTGCAGTAACGGCAACCGTCATAGCACCTACTGCAAGCCACGTAATAAACGTAACCGCGGTGCTTCCTTTTTTTGACAAAAGGTACCTGGACGCTATATAAAATGCAATATTTTTCAAAGGTTACAGAATAGGATTATCACCTTCACCTCTTAATTCCCGGTCTAATTTTTCAACGTCATCAAGAGTAGTATCTAAATAAAAGTTTAGATTAGGAATGACACGGACCTGTTTGGCCATTTTCTGACCGATGAAATTTCTGTACTGCGCTTTGCTTTCTTCTATTTCTTTCATCACGGCAGCACGGAATTCCTGAGGAAATATACTAAGGTAGATTTTAGCGATCCCTAGATCTGCGGTCACTTTCACATCAGAAACCGATACCAAAATGCCTTGTCCGCTTTCTGCAGCCTGTTTGCGGAAAAGCTCCGCGAAGTCTTCCTGTATAATCTGTGCTACTTTTCGTTGTCTGTTGCTTTCCATAAGTTGTGCAAATTTAGTACTTTTGTTTGAATTGATACTTTGAAAATTTGAACGTTTATCAAATTTACAACTTAATATATAATTTATGAAATTAGAACATATTGGTATTGCGGTAAAATCTTTGGGAGTTTCTGACGAGCTTTTTTCCAAACTTCTGGGAAAAGAATCTTATAAAAAAGAAACTGTGGAAAGAGAGGGGGTTGTTACTTCATTCTATGAGGCAGGAAAAAGTAAAATCGAGCTTCTAGAAGCCAGTAAAGAAGAAAGTCCAATCTCCAAATTTATTGATAAAAAGGGGGAGGGTATTCATCATTTGGCTTTTGGGGTTGAAAATATTCTGCATGAAATTGAACGGTTAAAAAAAGAAGGATTTGAATTTATTTCCGAAGAACCCAAGGAAGGAGCTGATAATAAATTAATTGTCTTTCTGCATCCGAAATGTACGAATGGAGTACTGGTAGAACTTTGTCAAGAAAAGCAATAAAAAATTTTGTAGTGCCAGAAATTTTATTATTTTTGCAGTCACAAAATTCAACCAATTTTGCGGTCCTATAGCTCAGTTGGTTAGAGCACCTGACTCATAATCAGGTGGTCCCTGGTTCGAGCCCAGGTGGGACCACTGAAAATCAGACATTTACAACTTTGTAAGTGTCTTTTTTTATGTTATTGCAAGAAAGTTGCAAGGTTTTTATTTTTTTAGCTATTCTATAAAGAAGTAATTAAAATATGAAAGAAATTTTTTAGATTGATTCCACAACAACGTATGATATCGAAAATTTTGACGAATGGGATATACTAATATGCCAATTATTGACCTTTAATTGATCTGCTATTTTTTTTGGTTCTCCACTTAGCCTAACTATTGGTTTGCTATGTATTGATTGAAGAATTTCAATGTCAAGTAAAGAAATTCCATCATGCATTCCAGTCCCTAAACATTTTAAAATTGCCTCCTTTGCCGCAAACCTGCCTGCTAAAAATCTTAAATCTTTTTTTAAATTATATATATCAATTTCTGCATTTGAAAAAATTCTTTTAAGAATTTTAATATCATTCTCCCAGTTTAAGTTTCTACAGATTTGATGTTCAACAATATCACATCCAATTCCAATAATCATTAATTTACAGAAATGTAAGTTATGTTTCTACTTAGTGCATCAAATTTCACATTACCTCCTTTATTTTTAATAAGTAATCTGAAAATTTCATAAGACTTTTGAATTGCATATTCCCAATCTTTAGAAGTTCTAATTTTAACTTCAAAATTCTCTGTCATTTCTTTTATTATTCTTAAAGTTGTTCTTGAAACCTTTGCTGTACCTGAAAAATAATTTTTTCTTTTTGCTTCATTGAATATTATCATAGAAATAGCTTCTTCTGTAATAATTGCTTTAGCACCATCTTCAATCCTATCATAAAGATCATTACTTTTTCTTTTTTTTCTCATCATTGCTCTTGCACAAGGTGACCATCCTAGGAGTGTTGCGAAAGTATAATGAAAAATATCATGATAACGATAAAAATCATTTGTATAGGAATTATCATTAATAATATCTCCTAGTTGCTTTTTATTGTCTAAAATCACTCTAACTTCATTTTTTTTGTCATCTGTATTTTCTATTTCTGTAAACGATAGCGTAAATTGTCGAGGAAATTGTTCTTGAGCATTAAAACTATCATCGAAGAATTGAATATAATTTTCATTATTTTTTTTCATTGTTTTTT comes from the Chryseobacterium nepalense genome and includes:
- a CDS encoding shikimate dehydrogenase family protein; translated protein: MDSNKKLGLIGRNISYSFSKKFFEDKFQKLMLKGYSYTIFDLTEIHEVNELFSVPDLIGFNVTIPYKEKIIDYLDDLSDEAKKIGAVNCVLIENGRKTGYNTDAFGFEKTLLLHKKPHQESAIILGNGGAAKAVKYILDKNNIPSVTVSRNTEINYRNLQRKTVQDHKIIIQCTPVGTFPNVEECLDFPFEGITKDHLIIDLIYNPNYTQFIIKASEKGAKTVNGYYMLEQQAEKAWEIWNFQKK
- a CDS encoding ABC transporter permease; protein product: MKNIAFYIASRYLLSKKGSTAVTFITWLAVGAMTVAVTAMFVIISVFSGLEDLNKELISNLHADLTIKSNSGKTLKDFDKINTVLKNNKEISNFSRVIEEKVYISYNGKGDIAYLRGVDSAYTKVNPIDKDIFYGAYPGFKYSNEVLMENSLDNRLSIPVSSNSDYATVFMPKPGTGIINKEEDIYNKKDILVTGVFPGKDQLDNYIIAPIELTEELLSLPKHSAYQIVIKLKNPDNTNSVKQQLESSLGKNVDIKTKEEENAAFWKMINTEKLFIYLIFALVIFITTFNLAGAIIILQLDKKQQAKSLVSLGLPLSHLRQIYFYTGILIVVLGIISGLILGTVLCFFQQYTEFFKANETLPFPVKIVGKNYLIVSVTAALFGFGISWVFSKISKDYITKN
- a CDS encoding ribosome-binding factor A; translation: MESNRQRKVAQIIQEDFAELFRKQAAESGQGILVSVSDVKVTADLGIAKIYLSIFPQEFRAAVMKEIEESKAQYRNFIGQKMAKQVRVIPNLNFYLDTTLDDVEKLDRELRGEGDNPIL
- the mce gene encoding methylmalonyl-CoA epimerase, coding for MKLEHIGIAVKSLGVSDELFSKLLGKESYKKETVEREGVVTSFYEAGKSKIELLEASKEESPISKFIDKKGEGIHHLAFGVENILHEIERLKKEGFEFISEEPKEGADNKLIVFLHPKCTNGVLVELCQEKQ
- the acpS gene encoding holo-ACP synthase; this encodes MIIGIGCDIVEHQICRNLNWENDIKILKRIFSNAEIDIYNLKKDLRFLAGRFAAKEAILKCLGTGMHDGISLLDIEILQSIHSKPIVRLSGEPKKIADQLKVNNWHISISHSSKFSISYVVVESI
- a CDS encoding nucleotide pyrophosphohydrolase codes for the protein MKKNNENYIQFFDDSFNAQEQFPRQFTLSFTEIENTDDKKNEVRVILDNKKQLGDIINDNSYTNDFYRYHDIFHYTFATLLGWSPCARAMMRKKRKSNDLYDRIEDGAKAIITEEAISMIIFNEAKRKNYFSGTAKVSRTTLRIIKEMTENFEVKIRTSKDWEYAIQKSYEIFRLLIKNKGGNVKFDALSRNITYISVN